The genomic region TGCTTGCTTATGGGCTTCACAGAATGTTAAAAgattgtcaaaaaaaaaaaaaattaaggaagcCGAAAAGTTGCTAGTATTGAGAATAGAGTTCTACTAAGGTACTCATCCTATAAGCATTTTAGTTGTATTTTTCTGAATCATGGCAATGACACATGTTTTGatataatatcatatattttattctgattgaataaatattttattgagaagACTGTATTTATtataggattatatgattttaactcattctcgaggctgacagtctcaattttaaaattttcagcTGACAACTAAATTCTCCGTCGTCTTTTTCTTGATAGCCCGacttttttcttcttcgggtctattgtaattaatttctactTCTTGTATTATgaactatttaaaattatagacTCTCCGCAGTAGTGTACCTGATATATTATGTTTGAATTTGATCTGTAACAAGCTACAAAATGTTTGCTAGTATCGGAATAGTAATCTAATAATGTGTAGacttgtaaataaaatattagaatatatatatatatatatatatatatatatatatatatgtgtgtgtgtgaatTATCGATTATTTAGACTTACTAGGGGTTTTGCTAGCTTTAAACATACCCATTCCCCAGTGCACACAAGGCCACAGATCGAGTCATGACAAAACCAATCTTAAATTAGTCTCTAAATTTTGAGTCTGTTCCAATCCATTTTAATACGTCCGATTTCAATTACCTaacttgtaaattttttacctGAATGTTGAAAACTAATATAGATAATATGAAAAtcgataaaatataaacaaaattgTTAAACTCTAATtccattaattatataaaatatgtatggataaatacaactaattattaatagttaaatttctatagtatcaaataaaataaaaataaaagataaatttgagTATAAAagcatagaaaaataaaaaaaaattgatgcaatttaaaaaaaattgatgcaatttaaaaaaaatttaaataattccaatacatttttattaaaataaaatttttctttagaacTGTTTGGAGGTAGAAAtcgtaaaatattttaacattatgtattattcaaattttttctacgattaataaataaaaaaataaatcactaaaaagaaaaaaatataatatatagataaatataaatcttaaattaaaatgaaaagcagaaaaatgaaaaagaaataattaaactataaataagaaacaaaaaaatttatttgatgaatttaaattagtaaataaaaaaattgaataattatatcaaatgaaaaaataatgtaaaataaaatagcaaaaaatactgtataaaaataaaataaaacaacataaatcaattaataaaaatattaacaaaagatacacaaattaaaaatttagaatattattattattaaaattacagaaatactatattaaaaattgataaataccaTTTCTTTAATAATCCTATATAATAAACTGCAGTTAAATCTCCGGTTAAATCATTCTCTTTtgttctaaatttattatatatattagattaaattgtattttattaaCAGATAAGGATGTTAACGGATATGGTacacaaaataacatatttaaaactaaaaatacgTGAACTACATGCATATGCTTGTAACTTTTCCCTACAAATAAAAACAGGGCAAAATGAAGATATGAAGATAAAGGGGGAGCTCACGGACTGAGACAGGAAACAACAAATGATATGACCATTCCGATCACATAAACAGTACTTTTTACTTTCTAGCCTAATACATCGAGCAGGTTGCAATAGGAAACTACAGATGGTATCCTTGTTGAAACTGCTGTGAAAGTATTCTAGTAAATATCCAACACATGTAGTACCATGCAAACCCCTATGGCAAGTAAACCCTCATCAGATAAATGAACATTAAGAACATTAACCTTGAAAGATGAAGCAAAAATATCCTCGCATATCTACAGTGCATGCCTAGTGTCTTCTAAAATTAAGCTGGATAGGAGTTTGCACCAGGCATGTTTCCATCCCTGTTTCATCTGTAGTTATTCTGGTAATTTGGAGGACCTTGGTGAGGCATGGCGCCATTATCAGGCCCATTCTGATAGTTCTGTTGCACATTCCCAGGCATGTTGGACCAACCTGCATTCGGCTGCATTCCTCCTGTGTTGTCTGGTGGCACCCTTCCCATATTGTTCGGTGGCAATCCTCCCATGTCCTGTGACCGACCCATATAGTTGTtcggtggtggtggtggtggtgaccCACCCATATAGTTGTTTGGTGGGGGTGGGGGCCCACCCATGTATTTGTTCTGCGGTGGGGGTGGTGGCCCGCCCATGTAGTTGTTCTGCGGTGGAGGTGGTGGCCCGCCCATGTAGTTGTTCTGTGGTGGAGGTGATGGCCCGCCCATGTAGTTGTTCTGAGGTGGAGGTGGCGGCCCGCCCATGTAGTTGTTAGggggtggtggtggtggtccACCTGGTCCACTCATATTGTTCTGCGGCATTCCAGCCATGTTCGATGCAGGATTCTGCATACCCTGATTAGCCATGCCCATGTTAGATGCAGGATTCTGCATGCCCTGATTACCCATTGGAGATGGGCCTGTATTCTGGAAATCCCGGTTCTGCATGTTTTCCCTTCTTCTTTCATAGTTTCTTGACCTATCAAAGTTACGAGGCCTGTCATTGCGCCTGTTTCTCTCATTTGCCCTGGCATTGTTCCTTATCCATTCCTCATGGTACTTAGGATCATAGGGAACAGCTTTCCCATCAATGAATGGCTCTCCTGCAACATATATAACATGAAGTGCATATTGCGTATAATATATTGTTGATAGCTAACAGTGAAGCAAAAATGTAAACAAGCGCATGAACATTCAGCAAAAAAATCCAGTTCAATCAGGTAGGGAAAGGAGAACCAGAATTTAATTGTCTAGGGAAAGGAGAACCAGAATTTTAATTGTCTAGGGAAAGAAGGTGGGGTCAAAGGGAAAGCAGTGTGATTACAAAACCAGATACCTTTATATGAGGGCTTATGACCCATATGAGAGTCATGGATTCATTTTCAGCAGAAAAATGAGGCTGTTTGTTGCATAGGAATTATTTAGTAGCATGTCTTCCAAATAGAACCAACGATCGAGTTCAAACTAAAATATGGCCAAATCTGAACACTCAAGAGACCATCAAGGCAAGTCTCATCCAGTGATAGGTCTCATAAAGTCTTCCCTATAACAACCATACTGGCTTTATCCTTCCAGGATTTTATTGAGGTATTGACAGATAAATGTTTGCCTAAAACACTACAAGACTTGGTTGTATACTTCAGTAAACCAAATGCAGTTAAGAGTAAGAGTATTGTAACAGGCATTTAAGAATAATGAACAAAAGTGTCCTTGCAAAAAATAACTAGCAATGATGATATTCTTAAAACCAAGAGAAGAAAACCTTATATATTCAATTCGTAGACACATTAACACTactggaaaaagaaatataaataagttaatatcAAGAAGTAAACAGAACATCTCACCTCCATAATCTTTGTTCTTAACATCCAAGTATGAATCAGGAAGAACCCAACGAACCCTGGGTAATTCTAGTGGAAAGAAACACAAGAAATCCATCAGAGGTCAAACTGAAATTACAAACAATAGCACAAAATGAAGCATTTGAAGCTAGACATACCTTTAATCTTGTAGGAGAGCTCTTCGGACACAAGAGCTCCAAATGCATAATAGCATCTAGTTGAAACTGAGTAGATCTTCATCCTTGCTTCTTCCTCACTATCATTAATAATagagaaattaatataaataacgaatatgaaatcatttatatgaaaaaaactTATAGCTGAACATTTTGCTTGTGAAACAAACTGATATCATAGCATGGTATGAGGGCTAAAATCAGAAGCACTACACTAGAAATTCTGAAAATTAAGGAATACCACAAAAAAAAGTGCTCAAGTATCAATCTAAAAGCCGTGTTACCATATGGAATAAGCATGCCAGAGGTTAACTGCTTAAGCATATATTGCCTAATTTCACAGTAACTAAAAACACTAGAAAAGCCACAAATAGAAtcagttaattaaataaataaataacaacaaGATATGACCCAAAAATAAGATGCTAAATTGGCAGCAACTAAAAATacccaaaaaataaaacccacatataaaaactattaaataaacaaactcGGGAAATAAATACATACCTGCCGACAACCTGGGCTAGGGTTTTAATATAGCTATCAATAATCTCATCTCTGGTAGGATCACCCTCAGGTTTTTCCATAACAACCAGCCAGTGATTAAAATCGCAACCATCAAGCAAGATGGTTTCCTTTGGAGGCCGATTCGACCAGTTAGGACTTGGGTCGTTGAGAGACGAAGTCGTAGTGCGGGTAGAAAATGAGCGAGTGGAGGTAGAA from Ricinus communis isolate WT05 ecotype wild-type chromosome 9, ASM1957865v1, whole genome shotgun sequence harbors:
- the LOC8287518 gene encoding multiple organellar RNA editing factor 8, chloroplastic/mitochondrial — its product is MATQIFSRSLLYKPTAVFSLLCRSFSSLPTKPTSPLVYRSFFRCLRPLAAASQYPLSTSTRSFSTRTTTSSLNDPSPNWSNRPPKETILLDGCDFNHWLVVMEKPEGDPTRDEIIDSYIKTLAQVVGSEEEARMKIYSVSTRCYYAFGALVSEELSYKIKELPRVRWVLPDSYLDVKNKDYGGEPFIDGKAVPYDPKYHEEWIRNNARANERNRRNDRPRNFDRSRNYERRRENMQNRDFQNTGPSPMGNQGMQNPASNMGMANQGMQNPASNMAGMPQNNMSGPGGPPPPPPNNYMGGPPPPPQNNYMGGPSPPPQNNYMGGPPPPPQNNYMGGPPPPPQNKYMGGPPPPPNNYMGGSPPPPPPNNYMGRSQDMGGLPPNNMGRVPPDNTGGMQPNAGWSNMPGNVQQNYQNGPDNGAMPHQGPPNYQNNYR